In uncultured Treponema sp., one genomic interval encodes:
- a CDS encoding cytidine/deoxycytidylate deaminase family protein: protein MSEEKEKYVRPTWDEYFMEVARTIAKRATCDRGRSGCVIAKDNQILVTGYVGSPAGLAHCDEVGHLMRKMIHADGSVTQHCVRTVHAEQNAICQAAKRGISIDGATVYCKMTPCRTCAMLIINCGIKRVVCEKHYHDEEDSMKMFAEAGIKIEHLEDSVQTYADM, encoded by the coding sequence ATGAGCGAAGAAAAAGAAAAATATGTGCGTCCGACTTGGGATGAATACTTTATGGAAGTTGCGCGGACTATTGCAAAGCGTGCGACTTGCGACCGCGGAAGAAGCGGCTGTGTGATTGCAAAGGATAATCAGATTCTTGTTACAGGCTATGTTGGAAGTCCTGCAGGGCTTGCTCATTGCGATGAAGTCGGCCACTTGATGCGCAAAATGATTCACGCTGATGGCTCTGTTACCCAGCACTGCGTAAGGACAGTTCACGCCGAGCAGAACGCGATTTGTCAGGCCGCAAAAAGAGGAATTTCAATTGACGGAGCGACCGTTTATTGCAAAATGACTCCTTGCAGAACGTGCGCCATGCTTATTATAAACTGCGGAATAAAAAGAGTTGTCTGTGAAAAACATTACCATGATGAAGAAGATTCAATGAAAATGTTTGCCGAGGCTGGAATAAAAATTGAGCACTTGGAAGATTCCGTTCAGACTTACGCCGATATGTAG